TGGCCGGTGGTTGCTTGGCCTGCCGGGCGTTTGGCCGTGGCTGGGGTGTCGGGTGAGCAAGGTGGCAAGGAGGAGCGCCATGCCGGCCCGGGTCCAGGATGTCATGACGATCGAAGTGTTGGTCGCCCAGCCGACCACGCCCGTCAAGCAGGTAGCCAGGTTGCTGGCCGACCATCGCCTGAGCGCCCTACCGGTTGTCGACGGGCGTGGCCGGATGCTGGGCGTCGTCTCCGAAGCCGATCTGCTCGGCGACGGCCGGCCCCTCGCGGACGGGCAGCCACCGGCCACGGCTGGTGCGGTGATGACCAGCCCAGCCGTCACGGTGGACCCGCAGGCGACCGTGACCGAGGCGGCGAGGCGGACGCAGGCCGCGGGGATGAAGCGCCTGCCCGTGGTCGCCGGCTCGGGCCGGCTGGTCGGCATCGTCAGCCGCGCGGACCTGCTCCGGCCGCTGACGCGCCCGGATCCCGGATGAGGAGATCCGCTGGGCGATCGAGGAGCTGCTCGGGCACGAGCTGCTGATCGACCCAGCTCGGATGAAGGTCGAGGTGCGCGACGGCGTGGTCAGCCTCACCGGGCGGGTCGAGCGGCGCAGCCTGATCCCCATCGTGGTCCGCCTGGCCGGCGCGACCGAGGGGGTGGTGCAGGTCCAGGACTGGCTGACCTTCGACCTGGACGACACTAGGCTGCAACCCTCGGCCAGCAACCGGCAGCGCATCTGAGGTCTGGCACGAGCGAGGCGGCAGCAGACTCCGGTCAGCTCCACACGCAGCCCTGTCGCGTGGCCAGGGTGGCAGGCTCAGCGATCGCCGACCTGCCCGGCGTACCGCAGCAGCGCCCCGATCCCCCCTGTGGGCCCGCACCCGTCGGGGAGCTGGTTGGCCAGCAGGCGCGCGCTCGCGCCGCTGGCGGCGGCGGCCCGGAGGGCGACGTCGACCAGGGGCGCTCGGGCTGGGGCGCCGACACCCATCGCATGCAATTCCTGGGGGTCCAGCGCGATCTGTGCTGGGGACGGGCCGAACCAGGCGTCGCCGGTGACCGCTCCAGGTTGTAGCAGCAGCGTGCTGACCTGGGAGCTGGCCAGGGCCTGGAGCGTCGCGGCGGGTCCGTTGGCTGCCCGGTCGGCTTGGCCCAGCTCGCGGCCGAAGGCGGCCAGCGCCGCGGTCGTGTCTCGTGCTTCGAGCAGGTCCAGCAGTGGCGCGGCCTTGGCCAGCGCCGCGTCCAGCGAGCCGTACTCCCCGTCGACAACCTGGAGCAGCTCGCCCACGCGGCCCGGGACCTGGTCGCGCAGGAGCTGCGTCGCGCGGACGTCGCCGGTCACGACCACCAGCCGGGGTCGCACGTCGTCGACCAGCTTGGTCAGGGCCTCGGCGACCGCGCCGGCGTTCTGCTGCCAGCGGTTCTCGGCGCGTTGCTGGAAGCGGCGTTGCGACCAGCCACCGGGGGCGGACCGGGTGACGTGTAGCTCCTCGCCCTGGACTCGGATCGCCTGGTCGGGGCCGGCGGGCACGACGGCGAGCAGTTCGGCGCCCAGCCGGTCGATGGCCACCACGACGTAGGGGAACTGGCGCTGCTTCCAGGCCAGCAGCGGCACGACGGCCGGCAGCATGCCACAGCGGCCGAGGTCCCGCATCGGGGCGTCGGGGAGGTGGGCGCCGAGCAGGACGCCGTCGCGGTTGGCGATGACGGCGAGGGTATCGCCGGTCGGATCGGCCTCGTCGACCAGCGGGTCGATCGCGGCCAGGGCCGCCTCGGGCGCCCCGGTGGCGGTGAGCTCGCGGCGGAGGCTCTTCCAGCGCAGCCGGACCGGTGGCGGGGCGTCGGCTACGGTGCCGGTGGTGTCGAGGTAGACCGTGACGAACGGGGTCGCTGCCCGGTACAGGAACACGAGGTCGGTGAGCATCATTGGCTGCGCTCACCACCGTGGTCGGGAGGGATCCGGGGTCCGGGTCCGGGGGAGCCAGCCGGATACTCCTGCAAGGGCACGGCGCCCTCGGCCCAGGCAGCTAGGATCGGCTCGGTGATCCGCCAGCACTCCTCGGCCTCGTCGCCACGGATCGCCAGGG
This genomic interval from Actinomycetota bacterium contains the following:
- a CDS encoding BON domain-containing protein; the protein is MDPARMKVEVRDGVVSLTGRVERRSLIPIVVRLAGATEGVVQVQDWLTFDLDDTRLQPSASNRQRI
- a CDS encoding Vms1/Ankzf1 family peptidyl-tRNA hydrolase, with protein sequence MLTDLVFLYRAATPFVTVYLDTTGTVADAPPPVRLRWKSLRRELTATGAPEAALAAIDPLVDEADPTGDTLAVIANRDGVLLGAHLPDAPMRDLGRCGMLPAVVPLLAWKQRQFPYVVVAIDRLGAELLAVVPAGPDQAIRVQGEELHVTRSAPGGWSQRRFQQRAENRWQQNAGAVAEALTKLVDDVRPRLVVVTGDVRATQLLRDQVPGRVGELLQVVDGEYGSLDAALAKAAPLLDLLEARDTTAALAAFGRELGQADRAANGPAATLQALASSQVSTLLLQPGAVTGDAWFGPSPAQIALDPQELHAMGVGAPARAPLVDVALRAAAASGASARLLANQLPDGCGPTGGIGALLRYAGQVGDR
- a CDS encoding CBS domain-containing protein: MPARVQDVMTIEVLVAQPTTPVKQVARLLADHRLSALPVVDGRGRMLGVVSEADLLGDGRPLADGQPPATAGAVMTSPAVTVDPQATVTEAARRTQAAGMKRLPVVAGSGRLVGIVSRADLLRPLTRPDPG